A region of Salvia splendens isolate huo1 chromosome 17, SspV2, whole genome shotgun sequence DNA encodes the following proteins:
- the LOC121775177 gene encoding serine/threonine protein phosphatase 2A 57 kDa regulatory subunit B' theta isoform-like: MIKNFLNKLPKKQVKSAESRDGGSSALSSNASTTSRINSASSARSGNVNSLENNSTQNSGVNHGNKLHDPLRSKANGSSPPVPYEALPGFRDVPSAEKQNLFIRKLSMCCVVFDFTDPTKHLNEKDVKRQTLVELVDYVSSANGKFSDVVLQEIVRVVSTNLFRTLSTQPRENKVLEGLDVEEEEPLMDPAWPHLQIVYEFLLRFVTSPETDAKLAKRYVDHSFILRLLDLFDSEDPREREYLKTVLHRIYGKFMVHRPFIRKTINNIFYRFIFETEKHNGIAELLEILGSIINGFALPLKEEHKLFLVRALIPLHKPKCIPMYHQQLTYSITQFVEKDCKLADTVIRGLLKYWPITNSSKEVMFLGELEEVLEATQPPEFQRCMVPLFRQIGRCMSSSHFQVAERALFLWNNDHIENLIKQNRRVILPIIFPALEKNARNHWNQAAHSLTLNVRKIFSDVDPELFEECLLKFQEDEGRDEEAKVKREATWKRLEEIAISNGASNETVPIPYKAVLTTRPSS; the protein is encoded by the exons ATGATTAAAAATTTCCTTAACAAGCTTCCAAAGAAACAGGTAAAGTCAGCAGAGAGTCGTGATGGAGGGTCTTCGGCTCTCTCTTCAAATGCTTCGACTACTTCCAGAATCAATTCTGCTTCAAGTGCCCGGTCAGGCAATGTAAACTCCTTGGAGAATAATTCGACACAGAACTCTGGTGTTAATCATGGGAACAAACTTCATGATCCGTTACGCAGCAAAGCAAACGGGAGTAGTCCGCCAGTGCCATATGAGGCACTACCTGGTTTTAGAGATGTCCCCAGTGCGGAGAAGCAGAACTTGTTTATAAGGAAACTGAGCATGTGCTGTGTAGTATTTGACTTCACTGACCCCACGAAGCATTTGAATGAGAAGGATGTCAAACGGCAGACTTTGGTGGAGCTTGTCGACTATGTCTCTTCAGCGAATGGGAAATTCAGTGATGTGGTCCTGCAAGAGATCGTGCGAGTGGTGTCTACAAATTTGTTCCGCACTCTCTCTACTCAGCCTCGTGAAAACAAAGTCTTGGAAGGTCTTGACGTGGAAGAAGAGGAGCCCCTAAtggatcctgcatggccacatCTGCAAATCGTCTATGAGTTTCTCCTCAGGTTTGTTACATCCCCAGAGACTGATGCAAAGCTGGCAAAGCGCTATGTTGACCATTCTTTTATTCTAAGGCTATTGGATCTGTTTGATTCGGAAGATCCAAGAGAAAGGGAGTACTTAAAGACAGTACTGCATCGCATATATGGGAAGTTCATGGTGCATCGCCCGTTCATTAGGAAAACCATAAACAATATATTCTACCGATTTATCTTTGAAACAGAGAAGCATAATGGGATTGCAGAGCTGTTAGAAATTTTGGGAAGTATTATAAATGGATTTGCGTTGCCGTTGAAAGAAGAGCACAAACTTTTTCTTGTCCGGGCACTCATTCCACTTCACAAACCAAAGTGCATACCGATGTATCATCAACAGCTAACTTATTCCATCACACAATTTGTAGAGAAAGACTGTAAGCTCGCAGATACTGTTATCCGAGGCTTGCTTAAATATTGGCCCATAACAAACAGTTCAAAGGAGGTCATGTTTTTGGGTGAGCTTGAGGAAGTGCTGGAAGCAACTCAACCACCAGAGTTCCAGCGCTGTATGGTTCCTTTATTCCGCCAAATTGGTCGCTGCATGAGCAGTTCACATTTTCAG GTTGCAGAACGGGCTCTCTTTTTATGGAACAATGATCATATCGAGAACCTGATCAAGCAAAATCGCAGAGTTATACTGCCGATCATCTTCCCTGCATTGGAGAAGAATGCAAGGAATCACTGGAATCAGGCTGCGCACAGCTTGACATTAAACGTAAGAAAAATATTCTCTGACGTGGACCCTGAGCTATTTGAGGAGTGCCTGCTAAAATTCCAGGAAGATGAAGGTCGGGACGAAGAAGCCAAGGTGAAGCGTGAAGCAACCTGGAAACGCCTGGAGGAGATTGCAATCTCTAACGGCGCAAGCAATGAAACAGTGCCCATCCCTTACAAGGCCGTGCTCACCACCCGGCCATCCAGCTAA
- the LOC121774066 gene encoding myb-related protein 315-like has translation MGRQPCCDKIGLKRGPWTIEEDHKLMTFILNNGIQCWRTMPKFAGLLRCGKSCRLRWINYLRPDLKRGAFSEIEEDQIIELHTRLGNRWSKIASHFPGRTDNEIKNHWNTKIKKKLRLLENNPITQQPLDKKQDKKELEMYPNSQNEHEKVNGKFQVLEGSKGDHRNEVVEKAMSSQSEISSVHLINSYEIMSRNMEMEMLMTSLENASQTCSSFSFQGSFRPIGSSSVEQWVQSMMCWDGINYID, from the exons ATGGGAAGACAACCTTGTTGTGACAAGATTGGTCTCAAGAGAGGTCCGTGGACGATCGAGGAAGACCACAAGCTCATGACTTTCATTCTCAATAACGGCATTCAATGTTGGAGAACAATGCCAAAGTTTGCAG GTTTATTGAGATGTGGGAAGAGCTGCAGATTGAGGTGGATCAATTATTTGAGACCTGACTTAAAAAGAGGGGCATTTTCGGAAATTGAAGAGGATCAGATTATAGAGCTACATACTCGTCTTGGCAACAG gTGGTCCAAAATCGCCTCACATTTTCCGGGGCGAACGGACAACGAGATCAAAAATCACTGGAACACCAAGATCAAGAAGAAGCTCAGGCTTCTAGAAAATAATCCCATAACACAACAACCGCTCGATAAAAAACAAGATAAAAAAGAGTTGGAAATGTACCCCAACTCACAAAACGAGCATGAAAAGGTTAATGGGAAGTTCCAAGTGTTGGAAGGATCAAAAGGAGATCATAGAAATGAAGTAGTGGAGAAAGCAATGAGTTCCCAAAGTGAAATTAGTAGTGTTCATTTGATCAACAGCTATGAGATTATGAGTAGAAATATGGAGATGGAGATGCTTATGACAAGCCTAGAAAATGCATCTCAAACTTGttcttcattttcatttcaAGGTTCATTTAGACCCATCGGCAGTAGTAGCGTGGAACAATGGGTTCAGAGTATGATGTGTTGGGATGGGATCAATTACATTGATTAA